GCTCCCCTATCCCCCGACACAGAAAGGAATCAAGTCTGCCGCACAGGTTGTTGATCAAGTAAGAGGCTTGATAAAGCTGGGGCTGCTCGACGACGACAAATATGCCGAGCTTTTCCCAAGTTCTAGCAACCTCGCCGGCGGGAAGATCAACTTCGGCGAATACGCGCAGCTCTGGCTGGACAGCCGTGAGGTGGTGGTCGGCACGAAGGCGAACTACAAGGGAGCACTGAACAGGTACTGGATGCCGGGGCTGGCTCTGGTGCGGATCGACCTGATAACTACCACCCTGCTACGCCGGGTAATGGCCGCCAGCGAGTGGAAGTCGCCGGGCGTTAAGCGCAATGCCATATCGAAGCTGTCTACCATCCTGAATTCAGCCGTATCTGAAGAACTGATCCCGAAGAACCCAGCGGCGATCCTTGAGCTGCCCAAGCGCAGCAAAAAGGAAATTGATCCCTTCACGCTTGAAGAAGCAAACCAAATCATCGCGAAGATGTATCAGCACGATCACTGGCCCAGCGCGATCTATGCGGCGTTTTTTGAGTTTGTGTTTTTTACAGGAATGCGTCTGTCCGAAGCCCTGGCTATGCGCTGGGATGCGGTAGACGAAGAGAAAAGGACGGCCCACGTGTGTCGCGGGATCGCCTTGGGGGAAGTGGTGGAACGCACGAAAACTGGAGGAGATCGCTTCGTTTTGTTGAATGACCGCGCCATGCACGCTCTGCAATTTGCCAGGGAGTACGCAGAACGTCGGAAAAAAGGGAAAGGCAAGGTGCTGGAAACGCCTTTCATTTTTCCGCCCTCGAAGAACGCGGAGTACGTGAAACAGACTTCTGACTTACACAAACAGTGGGTTCCGACGCTAAAAGCGCTGAATATCCGTCGTCGGCCGCCATACAACTGTCGTCACACCTATGCGACAATATGCATTATGTCTGGCATGAACCCCGCCTTCATTTCCCAGCAGCTCGGCCATAGTGTGCAGATGCTGCTCTCGACTTATGCGCGTTGGATCAACTCAAGCTCGGACTGGAGCGAAATGGAAAAGCTCCAGATTGGTCCCAAATTGGTCCCAGCTCAAATAAGCGCACCCTAAGCTATTGATAGGTAAAGTAATTGATCTCCACAGCTAACATCACCATGCAGTTCGGCGCCAAGCCGCTCTTCGAGAACGTTTCGGTCAAGTTCGGCGCCGGCAACCGCTATGGTCTGATCGGTGCCAACGGTTGCGGCAAGTCGACCTTCATGAAAATCCTTGGCGGCGACCTCGAGCCGTCCGGCGGCCAGGTCATGCTGGAGCCGAACGTGCGCCTGGGCAAGCTGCGCCAGGATCAGTTCGCCTACGAACAATTCACCGTGCTCGACACCGTGATCATGGGCCACGAAGAGCTGTGGAGGGTCAAGGCCGAGCGTGACCGCATCTACTCGCTGCCGGAAATGAGCGAAGAAGACGGCATGGCCGTGGCCGAGCTGGAAACAGAGTTCGCCGAGATGGACGGCTACACCGCCGAATCCCGCGCCGGTGAGCTGCTGCTGGG
This genomic stretch from Pseudomonas orientalis harbors:
- a CDS encoding tyrosine-type recombinase/integrase: MWNGSRRSETLPYPPTQKGIKSAAQVVDQVRGLIKLGLLDDDKYAELFPSSSNLAGGKINFGEYAQLWLDSREVVVGTKANYKGALNRYWMPGLALVRIDLITTTLLRRVMAASEWKSPGVKRNAISKLSTILNSAVSEELIPKNPAAILELPKRSKKEIDPFTLEEANQIIAKMYQHDHWPSAIYAAFFEFVFFTGMRLSEALAMRWDAVDEEKRTAHVCRGIALGEVVERTKTGGDRFVLLNDRAMHALQFAREYAERRKKGKGKVLETPFIFPPSKNAEYVKQTSDLHKQWVPTLKALNIRRRPPYNCRHTYATICIMSGMNPAFISQQLGHSVQMLLSTYARWINSSSDWSEMEKLQIGPKLVPAQISAP